The following coding sequences lie in one Allochromatium vinosum DSM 180 genomic window:
- the acnD gene encoding Fe/S-dependent 2-methylisocitrate dehydratase AcnD, producing the protein MNTTNRKPLPGTDLDYFDARAAIEAIAPGAYDRLPYTARVLAENLVRRCDPAILSDSLRQIVECKRERDFPWFPARVVCHDILGQTALVDLAGLRDAIADQGGDPAKVNPVVPVQLVVDHSLAVECGGYDPDAFAKNRAIEDRRNEDRFHFIEWTKLAFDNVDVIPAGNGIMHQINLERMSPVIQARDGVAFPDTLVGTDSHTPHVDALGVIAVGVGGLEAENVMLGRASWMRLPEIIGVELTGKPQPGITATDVVLALTEFLRKEKVVGAYLEFHGEGAAALTIGDRASISNMCPEYGATAALFHIDAQTIDYLRLTGRDDAQVKLVETYAKQTGLWAETLKNAQYERTLKFDLSSVVRNLAGPSNPHARVATADLAAKGIAGQWDEVPGQMPDGAVIIAAITSCTNTSNPRNVIAAGLLARNANRLGLTRKPWVKSSLAPGSKTVPLYLEEAGLLLELEQLGFGIVGFACTTCNGMSGALDPKIQQEIIDRDLYATAVLSGNRNFDGRIHPYAKQAFLASPPLVVAYAIAGTIRFDIEKDVLAVADGREIRLKDIWPSDEEIDAVVAASVKPEQFRQVYEPMFAVRAETGEKVSPLYDWRPQSTYIRRPPYWEGALAGERTLKGMRPLAVLPDNITTDHLSPSNAILPNSAAGEYLARMGLPEEDFNSYATHRGDHLTAQRATFANPKLINEMAVVDGQVKQGSLARVEPDGTVMRMWEAIETYMNRNQPLIVIAGADYGQGSSRDWAAKGVRLAGVEVIVAEGFERIHRTNLIGMGVLPLEFKPGVNRKTLGIDGTETYDVIGERRPRADLTLVIQRKNGERVEVPVTCRLDTAEEVSIYEAGGVLQRFAQDFLESTKAA; encoded by the coding sequence ATGAATACCACCAACCGCAAGCCCCTGCCTGGAACCGATCTGGACTATTTCGACGCCCGCGCCGCGATTGAAGCGATCGCGCCCGGCGCCTACGACAGACTGCCCTATACCGCGCGCGTGCTGGCCGAGAATCTGGTCCGGCGCTGTGATCCGGCGATCCTGAGCGATTCGCTCCGGCAGATCGTCGAGTGCAAGCGCGAGCGCGATTTCCCCTGGTTCCCGGCGCGCGTGGTCTGTCATGACATCCTGGGCCAGACCGCGCTGGTCGACCTGGCCGGGTTGCGCGATGCCATCGCCGATCAGGGCGGCGATCCGGCCAAGGTCAATCCGGTGGTGCCGGTGCAGCTCGTCGTCGACCATTCGCTGGCGGTCGAGTGCGGTGGCTATGATCCGGATGCCTTCGCCAAGAACCGCGCCATCGAGGATCGGCGCAACGAAGATCGCTTCCACTTCATCGAGTGGACCAAGCTGGCGTTCGACAATGTCGACGTGATCCCGGCCGGCAACGGCATCATGCACCAGATCAACCTGGAGCGGATGAGTCCGGTGATCCAGGCGCGTGACGGCGTGGCCTTCCCCGATACCCTGGTCGGCACCGACAGCCACACCCCGCACGTCGATGCGCTGGGCGTGATCGCCGTCGGCGTCGGCGGGCTGGAGGCCGAGAACGTGATGCTGGGCCGCGCGTCCTGGATGCGTCTGCCCGAGATCATTGGCGTCGAGCTGACGGGTAAGCCGCAACCGGGCATCACCGCGACCGATGTGGTCTTGGCCCTAACCGAGTTCCTGCGCAAGGAGAAGGTCGTCGGCGCTTATCTCGAATTCCACGGCGAAGGGGCGGCAGCGCTGACCATTGGGGACCGCGCCAGCATCTCCAACATGTGCCCCGAGTATGGCGCCACGGCGGCGCTCTTCCACATCGATGCTCAGACCATCGACTATCTGCGACTGACCGGCCGCGACGATGCGCAGGTGAAGCTGGTCGAGACCTACGCCAAGCAGACCGGACTCTGGGCCGAGACGCTGAAGAACGCGCAGTACGAGCGCACCCTCAAGTTCGACCTGTCGAGCGTGGTCCGCAACCTCGCCGGCCCGTCCAATCCGCATGCGCGCGTGGCGACCGCCGATCTCGCCGCCAAGGGCATCGCCGGCCAGTGGGACGAGGTTCCGGGTCAGATGCCGGATGGCGCCGTCATCATCGCCGCCATCACCAGTTGCACCAACACCAGCAATCCGCGCAACGTCATCGCGGCTGGACTCCTGGCGCGCAACGCCAACCGGCTCGGACTGACGCGCAAGCCCTGGGTCAAGAGCTCGCTCGCGCCCGGTTCCAAGACTGTCCCCCTGTACCTGGAGGAGGCCGGGCTGCTGTTGGAGCTGGAACAGCTCGGCTTCGGCATCGTCGGTTTCGCCTGCACCACCTGCAACGGCATGTCCGGCGCGCTCGATCCCAAGATCCAGCAGGAGATCATCGACCGCGATCTCTATGCGACCGCCGTGCTCTCGGGCAACCGCAACTTCGACGGCCGCATCCATCCCTATGCCAAGCAGGCGTTCCTGGCCTCGCCGCCGCTGGTCGTCGCCTATGCCATCGCCGGCACCATCCGCTTCGACATCGAGAAGGACGTGCTCGCCGTGGCCGACGGGCGTGAGATCCGGTTGAAGGACATCTGGCCGTCGGACGAAGAGATCGACGCCGTCGTTGCCGCCAGCGTCAAGCCGGAGCAGTTCCGGCAGGTCTACGAGCCGATGTTTGCTGTCCGGGCCGAGACCGGCGAGAAGGTCAGCCCGCTCTACGACTGGCGTCCGCAGAGCACTTACATCCGCCGTCCGCCGTATTGGGAAGGGGCGCTGGCCGGTGAGCGGACGCTGAAGGGCATGCGTCCGCTGGCCGTGCTGCCGGACAACATCACCACCGACCATCTCTCGCCGTCCAACGCCATCCTGCCCAACAGCGCGGCGGGTGAGTATCTGGCGCGCATGGGTCTGCCCGAGGAGGACTTCAACTCCTACGCCACCCATCGCGGCGACCATCTGACCGCCCAGCGCGCGACCTTCGCCAATCCCAAGCTCATCAACGAGATGGCCGTGGTCGACGGTCAGGTCAAGCAGGGTTCGCTGGCGCGGGTCGAGCCGGACGGCACGGTCATGCGCATGTGGGAAGCGATCGAGACCTACATGAACCGCAACCAGCCGCTCATCGTCATCGCGGGCGCCGACTATGGTCAGGGTTCCTCGCGCGACTGGGCGGCCAAGGGCGTGCGTCTGGCCGGGGTCGAGGTCATCGTCGCCGAGGGCTTCGAGCGTATCCACCGCACCAACCTGATCGGCATGGGCGTGCTGCCGCTGGAGTTCAAGCCGGGCGTGAACCGCAAGACGCTCGGCATCGACGGCACTGAGACCTATGACGTCATCGGCGAGCGCCGTCCGCGCGCCGATCTGACCCTGGTCATCCAGCGCAAGAACGGCGAGCGCGTCGAGGTGCCCGTAACCTGTCGGCTCGACACCGCCGAAGAGGTCTCGATCTACGAGGCCGGCGGCGTGCTGCAACGTTTCGCCCAGGACTTCCTCGAATCGACCAAGGCGGCTTGA
- the phbB gene encoding beta-ketoacyl-ACP reductase, which yields MARIALVTGGIGGIGTSICTRLAKDGCTVVANCHPSEAAAAEEWKQARAAEGFDIAVFTADVSSFDDSARMVREITEQVGPIDILVNCAGITRDKTFKKMEQAHWEAVINVNLNSVFNVTRQVWDGMLERGFGRIINISSVNGQRGQFGQANYSAAKAGMHGFTMALAQEGASKGVTVNTISPGYVETAMTLAMNDDVRNSIISGIPMRRMAQPDEIAAAIAFLAGDESGYMTGANLPVNGGLFMH from the coding sequence ATGGCTCGTATCGCACTCGTCACCGGCGGCATCGGCGGCATCGGCACTTCGATCTGCACACGCCTGGCAAAGGATGGCTGCACCGTCGTGGCGAACTGCCATCCGTCCGAGGCGGCCGCCGCCGAAGAGTGGAAGCAGGCCCGTGCCGCCGAGGGGTTCGACATCGCCGTCTTTACCGCTGACGTGTCCTCGTTCGACGACAGCGCGCGCATGGTTCGCGAGATCACAGAGCAGGTCGGTCCCATCGACATCCTGGTCAACTGTGCCGGCATCACCCGCGACAAGACCTTCAAGAAGATGGAGCAGGCGCACTGGGAGGCCGTGATCAACGTCAACCTCAACAGCGTCTTCAACGTCACCCGTCAGGTGTGGGACGGGATGCTGGAGCGCGGCTTCGGGCGTATCATCAACATCTCGTCGGTCAACGGTCAGCGCGGCCAGTTCGGTCAGGCCAACTATTCCGCCGCCAAGGCCGGTATGCACGGCTTCACCATGGCTCTGGCTCAGGAGGGTGCGTCCAAGGGCGTGACCGTCAACACCATCTCGCCCGGCTATGTCGAGACGGCCATGACCCTGGCGATGAACGACGATGTGCGCAACAGCATCATCAGCGGTATTCCGATGCGTCGCATGGCTCAGCCTGATGAGATCGCCGCCGCCATCGCTTTCCTGGCCGGCGACGAGAGCGGTTATATGACGGGCGCCAATCTGCCGGTCAACGGCGGTCTGTTCATGCATTGA
- a CDS encoding cytochrome b codes for MSAEKTENLSWIDKRFPLSETWRNHLSEYYAPKNLNFWSFFGSLAILTLVIQIVTGVWLAMSYKPDAGLAFASVEYIMRDVDWGWLIRYMHSTGASMFFIVIYLHMFRGLLWGSYRKPRELLWMIGVVIYLVMMATAFFGYLLPWGQMSYWGAQVIVNLFAAVPVVGEDLSVWVRGDFVISDATLNRFFAFHFLLPFLLAGLVFLHIVALHHVGSNNPDGIEIKEGPKGNRWSDKAPADGIPFHPYYTVKDLMGVVVFLAIFGYVMFFNPTMGGLFLEAPNFQPANPMQTPAHIAPVWYFTPFYAMLRAVPPMYGSQFPGVVVMFAAILILFVLPWLDRSPVKSMRYKGPIFKWATGIFVVSFVALAWLGIQPASDFYTLLSQIFTVLYFAYFLLMPIYSSLDKTKPVPERVTS; via the coding sequence ATGAGTGCTGAAAAGACCGAAAACCTCAGTTGGATCGACAAGCGATTCCCGCTGTCGGAGACCTGGCGTAACCATCTCTCCGAATACTATGCTCCGAAGAACTTGAACTTCTGGTCGTTCTTCGGCTCGCTGGCCATCCTGACGCTGGTCATCCAGATCGTCACGGGCGTGTGGCTGGCCATGAGCTACAAGCCGGATGCCGGTCTGGCCTTCGCCTCGGTCGAGTACATCATGCGTGATGTCGACTGGGGCTGGCTGATCCGCTACATGCATTCGACCGGCGCCTCGATGTTCTTCATCGTCATCTATCTGCACATGTTCCGCGGGCTGCTGTGGGGTTCCTACCGCAAGCCGCGCGAGCTGCTGTGGATGATCGGTGTCGTCATCTATCTGGTGATGATGGCCACCGCCTTCTTCGGTTATCTGCTGCCTTGGGGTCAGATGTCCTATTGGGGCGCGCAGGTCATTGTCAACCTGTTCGCGGCGGTTCCGGTCGTCGGTGAGGATCTCTCGGTCTGGGTGCGCGGCGACTTCGTCATCTCCGACGCGACCCTCAACCGCTTCTTCGCCTTCCACTTCCTGCTGCCTTTCCTGCTCGCCGGGCTGGTGTTCCTGCACATCGTCGCTCTGCATCACGTCGGTTCCAACAACCCCGACGGCATCGAGATCAAGGAAGGCCCCAAGGGCAACCGCTGGAGCGACAAGGCCCCGGCCGACGGCATCCCCTTCCATCCCTATTACACCGTCAAGGATCTGATGGGCGTGGTGGTGTTCCTGGCCATCTTCGGCTACGTCATGTTCTTCAACCCGACCATGGGCGGGTTGTTCCTGGAGGCGCCGAACTTCCAGCCGGCCAACCCGATGCAGACCCCCGCGCACATCGCGCCGGTCTGGTACTTCACGCCCTTCTACGCCATGCTGCGCGCGGTGCCGCCCATGTATGGCTCGCAGTTCCCCGGCGTTGTGGTGATGTTTGCGGCCATCCTGATCCTGTTCGTGCTGCCCTGGCTCGACCGTAGCCCGGTGAAGTCGATGCGCTACAAGGGACCGATCTTCAAGTGGGCGACCGGCATCTTTGTCGTCTCCTTCGTGGCCCTGGCCTGGTTGGGCATCCAGCCGGCGTCCGATTTCTACACCCTGCTGTCGCAGATCTTCACCGTGCTGTATTTCGCCTACTTCCTGCTGATGCCGATCTACAGCTCGCTGGACAAGACCAAGCCCGTTCCTGAGAGGGTGACATCATGA
- a CDS encoding glutathione S-transferase N-terminal domain-containing protein yields the protein MTLYSDPTCPYCHRVRMVLAEKGIAVDVVDVDAKALPDEVMDFNPYGTVPTFVDRDLRLYESRIIMEYLDERFPHPPLLPVDPVSRANARLFMYRVDRDWYSLMGRILHGEGGEVEQARKELRESLTATAPVFGAHAFFMSEEFSLVDCCVAPLLWRLPVLGVELPKQADPIRVYMKRIFTWEAFRRSLTEAEKEMIADIRR from the coding sequence ATGACCCTCTATTCCGATCCTACCTGTCCCTATTGTCATCGGGTCAGAATGGTCCTGGCCGAGAAAGGAATCGCGGTCGACGTGGTGGACGTCGATGCCAAGGCCCTGCCCGACGAGGTGATGGACTTCAACCCCTATGGGACGGTCCCGACCTTTGTCGATCGCGATCTGCGTCTCTATGAGTCGCGGATCATCATGGAATATCTCGACGAGCGCTTCCCCCATCCGCCGCTGCTGCCGGTCGATCCGGTCTCGCGCGCGAATGCACGGCTGTTCATGTACCGCGTCGATCGCGACTGGTATTCGCTCATGGGCCGCATCCTCCATGGCGAGGGCGGCGAGGTGGAGCAGGCGCGCAAGGAACTGCGCGAGAGCCTGACCGCCACCGCGCCCGTGTTCGGGGCCCACGCCTTCTTCATGAGCGAGGAGTTCTCGCTGGTGGACTGCTGTGTCGCGCCGCTGTTGTGGCGTCTGCCGGTACTCGGCGTCGAACTGCCCAAGCAGGCCGATCCGATCCGGGTCTACATGAAGCGGATCTTCACCTGGGAAGCCTTCCGTCGCAGCCTCACCGAGGCCGAAAAAGAGATGATCGCGGATATCCGCCGATGA
- a CDS encoding spermidine synthase, with amino-acid sequence MQSKDRFTAIILALLVWGFAGALFGALFAGLHQILLVLGLAGWLPLVIAAAAAAMTTTAFYSAMPIALVGCMAGVLASIGYLIVIGHDIDLVMIASLAGGAGMLAGGFYSWMVAGGSRPLAETLTGLFAGLLAGGLLSLVLGFVAEPVGVFVLAAGVVALVGALFEISERWLVRLGIAWLPGVVSAPLVAGLVAAVVAGSVWILGSTTATVLDTRTQQAIAEVLNDIPPGLLGGMLGGALSGMVLELFGFRLEDDI; translated from the coding sequence ATGCAATCCAAGGACCGTTTCACTGCGATCATTCTGGCGCTGCTCGTCTGGGGATTCGCCGGGGCGCTGTTCGGCGCACTCTTTGCCGGCCTGCATCAAATCCTGCTGGTACTGGGGCTGGCGGGGTGGCTGCCGCTGGTGATCGCTGCGGCCGCGGCCGCCATGACGACCACGGCCTTTTATAGCGCGATGCCGATCGCGCTGGTAGGCTGCATGGCCGGTGTCCTGGCTTCGATCGGGTATTTGATCGTCATCGGGCACGACATCGACTTGGTGATGATCGCCAGTCTCGCCGGTGGAGCCGGCATGCTGGCCGGTGGATTCTATTCCTGGATGGTCGCGGGCGGTAGCCGTCCACTGGCCGAGACGCTCACCGGGTTGTTCGCGGGGCTGCTGGCGGGAGGGCTGTTGAGTCTGGTGCTCGGGTTTGTGGCCGAGCCGGTCGGTGTGTTCGTGCTGGCCGCCGGCGTGGTCGCGTTGGTCGGCGCCCTGTTCGAGATCTCCGAGCGCTGGCTGGTCAGGCTCGGTATCGCTTGGCTGCCGGGTGTCGTCTCCGCGCCGCTGGTGGCGGGGCTGGTCGCCGCCGTCGTGGCCGGGAGCGTCTGGATTCTCGGCAGCACTACGGCGACTGTGCTGGATACACGCACCCAGCAGGCCATCGCCGAGGTTTTGAACGATATCCCACCGGGTCTCTTGGGTGGGATGCTCGGTGGCGCCCTGAGCGGCATGGTGCTCGAACTCTTCGGGTTTCGTCTCGAAGACGATATCTGA
- a CDS encoding cytochrome c1: protein MRKLILATFLLLAPTALLASGGGEHLESANIDLRDQASLQRGAKYFMNYCTGCHSLQYMRYNRLAKDLGIDEIALRQNLLFGDAKPGDLITKAMTDDDALKWFGVVPPDLTLVTRWRSPDWVYTYLKSFYLDDTRPYGVNNVLFPLVGMPHVLGDLQGRQEAVMEPSHEPGGEPTIKGVKLVEEGGLSPQEYDTMVRDITNFLTYAGEPFQLERERIGRYVLLFLGFLFILAYLLKKEYWKDVH, encoded by the coding sequence ATGAGAAAGCTGATCCTGGCCACCTTCTTGCTCCTGGCGCCTACGGCCCTGCTGGCCTCCGGCGGGGGCGAGCACTTGGAATCCGCCAACATCGATCTGCGCGATCAGGCCTCCTTGCAGCGCGGCGCCAAGTACTTCATGAATTACTGCACGGGTTGTCACTCGCTGCAGTACATGCGCTACAACCGTCTCGCCAAGGATCTTGGCATCGACGAGATCGCACTGCGTCAGAACCTGCTCTTCGGCGACGCCAAGCCGGGCGACCTCATCACCAAGGCCATGACCGACGATGATGCGCTCAAGTGGTTCGGCGTGGTTCCGCCGGATCTGACGCTGGTGACGCGCTGGCGCTCGCCGGATTGGGTCTACACTTATCTCAAGAGCTTCTATCTGGACGACACGCGCCCCTATGGCGTCAACAACGTGCTCTTCCCGCTGGTTGGTATGCCGCACGTCCTGGGTGATCTCCAGGGACGTCAGGAGGCCGTCATGGAGCCGTCGCACGAGCCAGGCGGCGAGCCGACCATCAAGGGTGTGAAGCTGGTCGAGGAAGGCGGACTGTCGCCGCAGGAATACGACACCATGGTGCGGGACATCACCAACTTCCTGACCTATGCGGGTGAACCCTTCCAGCTCGAACGTGAGCGCATCGGTCGTTATGTGCTCCTGTTCCTGGGCTTCCTGTTCATCCTGGCCTATCTCCTCAAGAAGGAGTATTGGAAGGACGTCCACTGA
- a CDS encoding Nif3-like dinuclear metal center hexameric protein, translated as MTDVRDLIRYCDDVLDAARFADYAPNGLQVEGERPLQRLVSGVTASAALIEAAIAEHADAILVHHGWFWKNENPCLIGIKGQRARTLLSAGVSLIAYHLPLDAHPELGNNATLGRRLDFIDMEPTALANGLLWVGRLAQPMTPASFTEHVSQRLARPALRVGRETGSIERVAWCTGGCQGYIEQAASLGVDAFLSGELSEQTTHQARELGLCYLAAGHHATERYGVQALGKHLAERFGLWHRFVEIDNPA; from the coding sequence ATGACCGACGTACGCGATCTGATCCGCTACTGCGATGACGTGCTCGACGCGGCGCGCTTCGCCGACTATGCGCCGAATGGTTTGCAAGTGGAGGGCGAACGGCCGCTCCAGCGGCTGGTGTCGGGCGTGACGGCCAGCGCCGCGTTGATCGAGGCCGCGATCGCGGAGCACGCCGACGCCATTCTGGTCCATCATGGCTGGTTCTGGAAGAACGAGAATCCCTGCCTGATCGGCATCAAGGGGCAGCGCGCAAGGACATTGCTCAGCGCGGGTGTGAGTCTGATCGCCTATCATCTGCCGCTCGATGCCCATCCCGAACTCGGCAACAATGCCACACTCGGTCGCCGGCTCGATTTCATCGACATGGAACCGACCGCACTGGCCAATGGTCTGCTGTGGGTCGGTCGATTGGCTCAGCCCATGACGCCTGCGTCCTTCACGGAGCATGTCTCGCAACGGCTTGCACGCCCGGCGCTGCGGGTTGGGCGCGAGACGGGATCAATCGAACGCGTGGCGTGGTGTACGGGCGGCTGTCAGGGTTATATCGAACAGGCCGCCAGCCTCGGCGTCGACGCCTTCCTCAGCGGCGAACTCTCCGAGCAGACCACGCATCAGGCGCGTGAACTGGGGCTTTGTTATCTGGCCGCTGGCCATCATGCCACCGAACGCTATGGCGTTCAGGCACTTGGCAAGCATCTGGCCGAACGCTTTGGGCTGTGGCATCGATTCGTCGAGATCGACAATCCAGCGTGA
- a CDS encoding DUF3301 domain-containing protein, translated as MSHLLTVCLLLLLGWFWLDSLRAREIAIGICQAACRQRELQFLDQAVALRRLGLSWRSEGVRLRRVYRFDFSEEGMGRRQGYIVMRGLHLEDLSFGLPEQVSDA; from the coding sequence ATGAGTCATCTGCTCACCGTTTGCCTGTTGCTGCTGCTCGGCTGGTTCTGGCTCGACAGTCTGCGCGCACGCGAGATCGCGATCGGAATCTGTCAGGCCGCCTGCCGGCAGCGCGAGCTGCAATTCCTCGATCAGGCCGTGGCCCTGCGCCGGCTCGGACTGAGCTGGCGTTCAGAGGGCGTGCGATTGCGGCGTGTCTATCGCTTCGACTTCAGTGAAGAAGGCATGGGACGGCGCCAGGGCTATATCGTGATGCGCGGACTGCACCTGGAAGATCTGAGCTTCGGGTTGCCCGAACAGGTGTCGGACGCCTGA
- the petA gene encoding ubiquinol-cytochrome c reductase iron-sulfur subunit gives MSAQGVNKMRRRVLVAATSVVGAVGAGYALVPFVASMNPSARARAAGAPVEADISKLEPGALLRVKWRGKPVWVVHRSPEMLAALSSNDPKLVDPTSEVPQQPDYCKNPTRSIKPEYLVAIGICTHLGCSPTYRPEFGPDDLGSDWKGGFHCPCHGSRFDLAARVFKNVPAPTNLVIPKHVYLNDTTILIGEDRGSA, from the coding sequence ATGAGCGCGCAAGGCGTGAACAAAATGAGGCGACGAGTGCTCGTTGCCGCGACCAGCGTGGTCGGTGCCGTTGGTGCCGGCTACGCGCTCGTCCCGTTCGTCGCATCGATGAATCCGAGTGCCCGTGCTCGGGCGGCCGGTGCACCAGTCGAGGCGGACATCAGCAAACTGGAGCCGGGCGCCCTCCTGCGCGTCAAGTGGCGCGGTAAGCCGGTATGGGTGGTGCATCGCTCGCCCGAGATGCTGGCAGCGCTGTCCAGTAATGATCCCAAGCTGGTCGACCCCACCTCCGAAGTGCCCCAGCAGCCGGACTACTGCAAGAACCCGACGCGCTCGATCAAGCCCGAGTATCTGGTCGCCATCGGTATCTGCACCCATCTGGGTTGCTCGCCGACCTATCGCCCCGAGTTCGGACCCGATGACCTGGGTTCCGACTGGAAGGGCGGCTTCCACTGTCCCTGTCACGGCTCGCGGTTCGACCTGGCGGCGCGCGTGTTCAAGAACGTCCCGGCGCCCACCAATCTGGTGATCCCGAAGCACGTTTATCTCAACGACACCACCATCCTCATTGGTGAGGATCGAGGGAGCGCCTGA
- a CDS encoding ClpXP protease specificity-enhancing factor, with product MNDTTDDRMTSSKPYLVRAIYEWILDNQMTPHLVVDADFPDTRVPMEFVADGRIVLNIAPGAVRGLVIGNEWIEFGARFGGTAREVLVPTEAVVGIFTRENGQGMVFPDPTYPEPTQAANAPAASGPRLTSLPNTQGSAGDKPSPDRPKGKKGAPTLKVVK from the coding sequence ATGAACGACACCACCGATGACCGCATGACATCCAGCAAGCCCTATCTGGTCCGGGCCATCTACGAATGGATCCTGGACAATCAGATGACACCGCATCTGGTGGTGGACGCGGATTTCCCCGACACGCGCGTGCCGATGGAGTTCGTCGCCGACGGGCGCATCGTGCTCAATATTGCACCGGGCGCGGTGCGCGGACTGGTCATCGGCAACGAGTGGATCGAGTTCGGGGCGCGCTTCGGCGGCACGGCGCGCGAGGTGCTGGTGCCGACCGAGGCGGTCGTCGGTATCTTCACCCGCGAGAACGGGCAGGGCATGGTCTTTCCCGACCCAACGTATCCCGAGCCGACCCAGGCGGCCAACGCGCCAGCCGCTTCCGGTCCCAGGTTGACGTCATTGCCCAATACCCAGGGTAGCGCGGGCGACAAGCCCTCACCCGATCGTCCCAAGGGTAAGAAGGGTGCTCCGACGCTCAAGGTCGTCAAGTAA
- a CDS encoding phasin family protein: MNTTDSLKTVNEWTNKSVERMTSFGELNVRLFEKLAARQMDAVNLYMDHSMRLMKLATESKGYNDLFKGQVDATKELSERVMAESKATMQFFGDARDEYRVWFEKSLNDVSEDLRKSVAV; the protein is encoded by the coding sequence ATGAACACCACCGACAGCCTCAAGACCGTCAACGAGTGGACCAACAAGAGCGTCGAGCGCATGACCAGCTTCGGTGAGCTGAACGTGCGTCTGTTCGAGAAGCTGGCCGCCCGTCAGATGGACGCCGTGAACCTGTACATGGATCACAGCATGCGCCTGATGAAGCTGGCCACCGAGTCCAAGGGTTACAATGACCTCTTCAAGGGTCAGGTCGACGCTACCAAGGAACTGAGCGAGCGCGTCATGGCCGAGAGCAAGGCCACCATGCAGTTCTTCGGCGATGCCCGCGACGAATACCGCGTGTGGTTCGAGAAGAGCCTGAACGACGTCAGCGAAGATCTGCGCAAGAGCGTCGCCGTCTAA
- a CDS encoding TraB/GumN family protein — MADSMEPRRDLVIDGVELTVLGTAHVSRASADQVRKLIQSGDYDSVAVELCRSRFNALMDPRTLAQMDLFSVIRQNRVYMVVANLVLAAYQQRLADQFGIEPGAEQRTALRLAKDQGLNLLLVDREIGITLKRISANLGWWKRYGLFAGLLAAMVSSDEVTEEEVERLKEGDVLETAFAEFAAERRDLYVPLIEERDRYMAARLRRELARVGARRALVVIGAGHLKGVTEALETDRTDPAEVLGDLERVPPPSRWPAVFGWTLLILILAGFGYGFAVSPELGLDLLIGWALITGGLSALGTLLAAGHPLTILSAFLAAPLTTLNPAIGAGMITGAVELYLRKPSVGEFSRLRSDVATWTGWWRNRVSRVLVVFVLSSLGAGIGTYVAGLHIAERLIRAGG; from the coding sequence ATGGCCGATTCGATGGAACCACGGCGCGATCTGGTGATCGATGGGGTCGAGCTGACGGTGCTCGGCACGGCCCACGTCTCGCGCGCCAGCGCCGATCAGGTACGCAAGCTGATCCAGTCCGGCGACTACGACAGCGTGGCCGTCGAGCTGTGCCGCAGCCGTTTCAATGCCCTGATGGACCCGCGCACCCTGGCGCAGATGGATCTGTTCTCGGTCATCCGCCAGAACCGCGTCTATATGGTTGTGGCCAACCTGGTGCTCGCCGCCTATCAGCAACGGCTCGCCGATCAGTTCGGCATCGAGCCGGGCGCCGAGCAACGCACGGCACTGCGCTTGGCCAAGGATCAGGGGCTGAATCTGCTGCTCGTCGATCGCGAGATCGGCATCACGCTCAAGCGCATCTCGGCCAATCTCGGCTGGTGGAAGCGCTATGGGCTGTTCGCCGGATTGTTGGCGGCCATGGTCAGCTCCGACGAAGTGACCGAGGAGGAGGTCGAACGGCTCAAGGAGGGCGACGTGCTCGAAACGGCCTTCGCCGAGTTTGCCGCCGAGCGTCGGGATCTCTATGTCCCCCTGATCGAGGAGCGCGACCGCTACATGGCCGCCAGGCTGCGGCGTGAGCTGGCGCGCGTCGGGGCCAGGCGCGCTCTGGTCGTGATCGGCGCTGGTCATCTCAAGGGTGTGACTGAGGCGCTGGAGACCGACCGCACCGATCCGGCCGAGGTGCTCGGCGATCTCGAACGGGTGCCGCCGCCGAGTCGCTGGCCGGCTGTGTTCGGCTGGACGCTGTTGATCCTGATCCTGGCCGGCTTCGGCTATGGGTTCGCCGTCAGTCCCGAGCTGGGGCTGGATCTGCTGATCGGTTGGGCGCTGATCACGGGCGGACTCTCGGCGCTCGGCACCCTGCTTGCTGCCGGGCATCCGCTCACCATCTTATCGGCTTTCCTCGCCGCCCCCCTGACGACGCTCAACCCCGCCATCGGTGCCGGGATGATCACGGGTGCCGTCGAACTCTATCTGCGCAAGCCCAGCGTGGGTGAGTTCAGCCGTCTGCGCTCCGACGTGGCCACCTGGACCGGCTGGTGGCGCAACCGGGTCTCGCGCGTGCTGGTCGTCTTCGTCCTGAGCAGTCTGGGAGCCGGGATCGGAACCTATGTGGCCGGCCTGCACATCGCCGAGCGGCTGATCCGCGCCGGTGGGTGA